The genomic window CTGTACCTGTTTCTGGCCATTCTGTCCGAAGTGATCGGCACCAGTGCCCTCAAAGCATCGGTGGGTTTCACCAAATGGCTGCCCAGCACCATTGTTTTGCTGGGTTATGGAACAGCTTTTTATTTTCTGTCGCTCAGTTTGAAAAACATTCCCATTGGCACAGCCTATGCCATCTGGTCTGGCCTTGGAACGGCGGGCATTGTTCTGATTGGCACGGTGTTTCTCAAAGAAAGCATTGACCTGCCCAAAATCATTGGGATTGTGTTGATTGTGGCTGGAGTGGTGGTTTTGAACGTGTTTTCCAGAGCGCACTGACACAGCAAAACCCCAAAAAATTGTGCTAGC from Deinococcus misasensis DSM 22328 includes these protein-coding regions:
- a CDS encoding DMT family transporter, which codes for MNPSYLYLFLAILSEVIGTSALKASVGFTKWLPSTIVLLGYGTAFYFLSLSLKNIPIGTAYAIWSGLGTAGIVLIGTVFLKESIDLPKIIGIVLIVAGVVVLNVFSRAH